The Daphnia carinata strain CSIRO-1 chromosome 2, CSIRO_AGI_Dcar_HiC_V3, whole genome shotgun sequence genome has a segment encoding these proteins:
- the LOC130686804 gene encoding endoplasmic reticulum membrane-associated RNA degradation protein-like has translation MKEIVGRWYKIVENTPTYLSRSVQDLVLKKGFVGTASSDASLKFATDDLLDISNVSSLLRHADENLLHPTERNAEWYSQTIDDVAPYLENVRMKMKVMPQEELKGLMKLCAWMHQPQIIYLCFDLLSREDEVALNSHECLLLITAALERALGNLFLHGDRNKKVPSLFRDLLASRELHVILGISQVVLLQLLLGNPLSLNLRNLIWHGFVSFLDWDTHGYASVLLFVCASIGRHLDGCRSIVSVNEIIPRRWATFKQHQQGRKWPKWSEFMEEEMLVEAVSTTRGLPSSRKAIWHRAIIHHQRGRYGRCCALIMPEIEHTLRLIYCATNDCPSRALTAESVVHYTTLDVILECGNGDDSNKPRMADFLGNGLFLALLDIFVQTEGPRVRDRFSHGECQLWDINVQLSRHLLALSTAILWRADDEKVSCVPHYSPDYTPAALFHGELIQTIQAIEHWLSLAIVDVDQPAVDLSAWPGQCLPLISDWLHNWSTSVNHLLINRLEEENSREINDVVIKTNRCPLSATWRRMMSQIALGSQRMTAHYNERNSSASSTLSSWSLRSRQRSTHARLDSYMCLFVRAVQLSLLFPIAVSCGGQVIVNHAPTVRRMKRNVTRWADNFASASVNNRWVDLAECAKESIQSMEILLASAVVFVQQNSQIRPSNSSGIFSSVTSA, from the exons atgaaagaaatcgTTGGAAGATGGTATAAAATTGTGGAGAATACACCCACATATTTATCACGCAGCGTCCAAGACCTTGTACTAAAAAAAGGCTTCGTAGGAACGGCAAGTAGTGACGCCAGTCTAAAATTTGCCACAGACGATCTACTGGatatttcaaatgtttcatcTCTCTTACGTCACGCTG ATGAGAACTTGCTTCACCCAACTGAGCGTAATGCAGAATGGTACAGCCAAACCATTGATGATGTTGCACCCTATCTTGAAAATGttagaatgaaaatgaaggtTATGCCACAAGAGGAATTAAAAGGTCTTATGAAGCTGTGTGCTTGGATGCATCAACCCCAGATAATTTACCTATGTTTTGATCTGCTAAGCAGGGAAGATGAAGTAGCTCTCAACTCCCACGAATGCCTCCTGCTCATAACTGCTGCACTTGAGAGAGCTCTTGGCAAT ttgttTTTACATGGAGATCGAAACAAAAAGGTCCCATCTTTGTTCCGGGATCTGTTGGCCTCACGAGAGTTGCACGTGATACTGGGCATATCGCAA GTAGTCCTTTTACAGCTGTTGCTTGGCAATCCACTGTCTCTCAATCTGAGGAACCTGATCTGGCATGGCTTCGTCAGTTTTCTCGACTGGGACACCCATGGCTATGCTTCCGTCTTGTTATTTGTTTGCGCTTCTATAGGTCGACATTTGGACGGCTGCCGATCGATAGTAAGCGTCAATGAAATCATCCCGAGACGCTGGGCCACTTTTAAGCAGCATCAGCAGGGACGCAAGTGGCCGAAATGGTCAGAGTTTATGGAAGAAGAGATGTTGGTAGAGGCGGTTTCAACGACGAGAGGATTACCCAGCAGCCGCAAGGCCATTTGGCACCGAGCCATTATACATCATCAGAGAGGCCGTTACGGTCGCTGCTGCGCGCTGATCATGCCCGAAATAGAGCATACGCTCCGATTGATTTACTGCGCCACGAACGACTGCCCTTCGCGAGCCCTGACTGCTGAATCCGTCGTCCACTACACAACACTCGACGTCATCCTGGAATGCGGCAACGGAGATGATTCAAACAAACCCCGTATGGCCGACTTTTTGGGCAACGGACTGTTTCTTGCCTTGCTTGATATTTTCGTCCAAACTGAAGGGCCAAGAGTTCGCGATCGGTTCAGTCATGGCGAGTGTCAATTGTGGGATATCAACGTCCAATTGTCCAGACACTTGCTCGCATTATCGACGGCAATCCTATGGCGAGCCGATGATGAGAAAGTCTCTTGCGTTCCTCACTATTCACCGGATTACACCCCAGCCGCTTTATTTCACGGCGAACTGATCCAAACTATCCAAGCTATCGAACATTGGCTTTCTTTAGCTATCGTCGACGTCGACCAGCCTGCCGTCGACTTGTCTGCCTGGCCAGGCCAATGCCTCCCGCTGATTAGCGACTGGCTCCATAACTGGTCCACTTCGGTTAATCACCTATTAATAAATCGCCTTGAAGAGGAGAATAGCCGGGAAATAAACGATGTTGTCATCAAGACAAACCGTTGTCCGCTATCCGCCACCTGGCGTCGAATGATGAGCCAGATCGCATTGGGTAGCCAACGCATGACGGCTCATTACAACGAAAGAAATAGTAGTGCTTCAAGTACATTGTCGTCTTGGTCGTTACGGTCTCGACAGCGCTCCACTCATGCCCGGCTGGACAGTTACATGTGCCTATTCGTAAGGGCTGTCCAACTTTCCTTGCTCTTTCCCATAGCCGTGAGTTGTGGAGGCCAAGTCATTGTCAACCATGCGCCGACAGTGCGGCGAATGAAACGGAACGTCACTCGCTGGGCAGACAATTTCGCCAGTGCGTCAGTCAATAACCGTTGGGTGGATCTGGCAGAATGCGCAAAAGAATCGATTCAATCAATGGAAATTCTCCTTGCATCCGCCGTCGTCTTTGTCCAACAAAATTCTCAGATCCGGCCTTCCAATTCATCCggtattttttcttccgtcACATCCGCCTAG
- the LOC130686822 gene encoding transcription initiation factor IIA subunit 2-like — protein MAYQLYRNTTLGNTLQETLDELIQFGQITPQLALKVLVHFDRTMNNSLALKVKNRLTFKAGKLNTYRFCDNVWTFLLSDVEFRDVSELCKGETVKIVACDGKAVPPTKDD, from the exons ATGGCTTATCAACTTTATCGTAACACAACTTTGGGCAACACGTTGCAGGAAACTTTGGACGAGCTCATCCAG TTTGGCCAAATTACTCCTCAACTAGCCCTCAAAGTTTTGGTGCACTTTGATCGCACCATGAACAATTCTTTGGCTCTGAAAGTAAAAAACAGGCTTACATTCAAG GCAGGTAAACTAAATACCTATAGGTTTTGTGACAATGTGTGGACATTCCTTCTAAGTGATGTTGAATTCCGAGATGTCTCCGAACTTTGCAAAGGGGAAACTGTCAAAATTGTAGCATGTGATGGAAAAG CTGTTCCTCCAACTAAAGACGATTAA
- the LOC130686824 gene encoding muskelin-like isoform X1, translated as MAEAGLEMKKLNYSVDSCSSFSATYFPENIMKDFPADQASRWSSDSNIPPQFILLKLERASLIESITFGKYEKTHVCNLKKFCIYGGLHPENLVELLNSGLKNDNQPETFSLKHLVEGKMFPCRFIKIVPVQSWGPSFNFSIWYIELVGTQDWDAVKPCIQWYNAYREREAIRLCLKHLRQNQCLEAFECLQKRTKVQLEDPLLSELHWAMVVKGDYEATEQLLQRAVDNGLFGPYIHSQDYVPEWSRILPCIDEDPCHRPGMRGGHQMCIDTNTETVYLFGGWDGVQDLNDLWSYSVPNNTWTLLSSNTEEEGGPSARSCHKMCLDQDHRQLFCLGRYLDSQHRHSNNLKSDFYMYDIEQRKWHLICEDTAAVGGPKLIFDHQMCLDPEKRTIYVFGGRILSPAPGYPEERGLAVASSGVAGAFLSEPQFSGLYAYHIPTSTWRLLRDDPSGSPGLGPIEMRSRIGHSMLFHPSERKLFIFAGQRSKEYLNDFFTYNVDTGEVTTVTDGTRRRDPAQIPAAGFTQRATIDHELNEIYILSGLSKDKDKRDDNVKNSFWVYNIVDNKWTCVYRNDSSRDKEADSNNKMPGEEPCPRFAHQLVYDHVKKAHYLFGGNPGRSNDPKMRLDDFWSLRLCRPSQSQLLTRCQFLIRKCQFRELAEADPIRAMFYLQNNLSAVVDRTSDEQMVEFHRLTNLLFRTEEQQEEDELLSGKVDNAESTVNSSYRLRSSVFDALARFFPDYMAQPRFSLTDFVAFDKA; from the exons ATGGCTGAAGCTGGTCTTGAAATGAAGAAACTCAATTATTCTGTGGATAGCTGTTCCAGTTTTTCTGCTACGTACTTCCCTGA gAATATTATGAAAGATTTCCCTGCAGATCAAGCATCTAGGTGGTCTTCTGATTCAAACATACCTCCTCAG TTTATACTGTTAAAGTTAGAGAGAGCATCCTTAATCGAAAGTATCACCTTTGGTAAATATGAAAAAACCCATGTTTgcaatctgaaaaaattctgcaTATATGGGGGACTCCACCCAGAGAATTTAGTTGAGCTATTAAACAG TGGCCTGAAGAATGATAATCAACCAGAGACATTTTCCCTAAAGCACCTAGTTGAAGGGAAAATGTTTCCCTGTCGGTTCATTAAAATAGTCCCTGTCCAGTCATGGGGGCCCAGTTTCAATTTTTCCATTTGGTATATTGAATTAGTGGGTACTCAAGACTGGGATGCAGTGAAACCGTGCATTCAATGGTACAATGCCTATCGAGAGAGGGAGGCAATCCGACTGTGCTTAAAACATTTGAGACAAAATCAGTGCCTCGAGGCGTTTGAATGTCTgcaaaaaagaaccaaagtGCAACTTGAAGATCCTTTGCTTAGTGAACTACACTGG GCTATGGTTGTTAAGGGCGATTACGAAGCAACCGAACAGCTGCTTCAACGGGCAGTGGATAATGGTCTGTTCGGACCGTACATCCATTCTCAGGATTATGTACCAGAATGGTCCAGAATTCTTCCGTGTATTGACGAAGATCCTTGCCACCGTCCTGGTATGAGAGGTGGTCATCAGATGTGTATCGAT ACGAACACAGAGACCGTTTATTTATTTGGTGGCTGGGACGGTGTCCAGGATCTTAACGACTTGTGGTCCTATTCCGTTCCGAATAATACTTGGACGCTGCTGAGCAGTAACACTGAGGAAGAAGGTGGCCCTAGCGCCCGATCGTGCCACAAAATGTGTTTAGATCAGGATCATCGTCAACTATTTTGTTTGGGTCGCTACCTCGACAGTCAGCATCGACATAGCAACAATCTCAAGAGTGATTTTTACATGTACGATAttgaacaaagaaaatggcacCTTATTTGTGAGGACACCGCTGCCGTCGGCGGTCCCAAACTCATCTTCGACCACCAGATGTGTTTAGACCCCGAGAAGAGAACGATTTACGTCTTCGGTGGCAGGATACTTAGTCCTGCGCCTGGCTATCCGGAGGAGCGGGGTTTGGCCGTGGCCAGTAGCGGAGTGGCCGGAGCTTTCCTGTCTGAACCGCAGTTTTCCGGCCTCTATGCGTATCACATACCTACCAGTACGTGGCGCTTATTACGAGACGACCCTTCTGGTTCGCCAGGATTGGGTCCCATTGAAATGCGTTCTAGGATCGGACATTCAATGCTTTTTCATCCGAGCGAACGCAAGCTATTCATCTTTGCAGGCCAGCGAA GTAAAGAGTATTTGAACGACTTCTTTACTTATAACGTGGATACGGGTGAAGTGACGACTGTGACTGACGGGACAAGACGTCGTGACCCAGCACAAATCCCAGCTGCTGGTTTTACTCAACGTGCCACCATCGATCATGAGCTGAACGAAATCTACATCCTCTCTGGTCTCAGTAAAGACAAGGACAAGCGTGACGACAACGTCAAAAACTCGTTCTGGGTTTACAACATCGTAGACAACAAATG GACTTGTGTCTATCGGAATGATAGTTCCCGTGACAAGGAGGCAGACAGCAATAACAAAATGCCTGGCGAGGAGCCTTGCCCGAGATTCGCTCACCAGCTCGTGTATGATCACGTCAAAAAG GCACATTACCTGTTTGGGGGGAATCCTGGGCGGTCGAATGATCCCAAGATGCGCCTGGACGATTTCTGGTCTCTCCGCCTGTGCCGTCCAAGTCAGAGCCAGTTGTTGACTCGTTGTCAGTTTTTGATCCGCAAATGCCAGTTTCGCGAGTTGGCTGAAGCCGATCCTATAAGAGCTATGTTTTATCTACAAAACAATCTCTCAGCTGTCGTGGATCGTACAAGCGATGAGCAAATGGTAGAGTTCCATCGACTGACCAATCTTCTATTCCGCACGGAGGAACAACAGGAAGAAGACGAATTGTTGAGCGGAAAAGTCGACAATGCTGAATCAACTGTCAACAGCTCCTATAGGCTGAGATCCAGTGTTTTTGATGCGCTAGCTCGATTCTTTCCAGACTATATGGCTCAACCGAGATTCAGTCTAACTGACTTTGTCGCGTTTGATAAGGCTTGA
- the LOC130686824 gene encoding muskelin-like isoform X2, translating into MKDFPADQASRWSSDSNIPPQFILLKLERASLIESITFGKYEKTHVCNLKKFCIYGGLHPENLVELLNSGLKNDNQPETFSLKHLVEGKMFPCRFIKIVPVQSWGPSFNFSIWYIELVGTQDWDAVKPCIQWYNAYREREAIRLCLKHLRQNQCLEAFECLQKRTKVQLEDPLLSELHWAMVVKGDYEATEQLLQRAVDNGLFGPYIHSQDYVPEWSRILPCIDEDPCHRPGMRGGHQMCIDTNTETVYLFGGWDGVQDLNDLWSYSVPNNTWTLLSSNTEEEGGPSARSCHKMCLDQDHRQLFCLGRYLDSQHRHSNNLKSDFYMYDIEQRKWHLICEDTAAVGGPKLIFDHQMCLDPEKRTIYVFGGRILSPAPGYPEERGLAVASSGVAGAFLSEPQFSGLYAYHIPTSTWRLLRDDPSGSPGLGPIEMRSRIGHSMLFHPSERKLFIFAGQRSKEYLNDFFTYNVDTGEVTTVTDGTRRRDPAQIPAAGFTQRATIDHELNEIYILSGLSKDKDKRDDNVKNSFWVYNIVDNKWTCVYRNDSSRDKEADSNNKMPGEEPCPRFAHQLVYDHVKKAHYLFGGNPGRSNDPKMRLDDFWSLRLCRPSQSQLLTRCQFLIRKCQFRELAEADPIRAMFYLQNNLSAVVDRTSDEQMVEFHRLTNLLFRTEEQQEEDELLSGKVDNAESTVNSSYRLRSSVFDALARFFPDYMAQPRFSLTDFVAFDKA; encoded by the exons ATGAAAGATTTCCCTGCAGATCAAGCATCTAGGTGGTCTTCTGATTCAAACATACCTCCTCAG TTTATACTGTTAAAGTTAGAGAGAGCATCCTTAATCGAAAGTATCACCTTTGGTAAATATGAAAAAACCCATGTTTgcaatctgaaaaaattctgcaTATATGGGGGACTCCACCCAGAGAATTTAGTTGAGCTATTAAACAG TGGCCTGAAGAATGATAATCAACCAGAGACATTTTCCCTAAAGCACCTAGTTGAAGGGAAAATGTTTCCCTGTCGGTTCATTAAAATAGTCCCTGTCCAGTCATGGGGGCCCAGTTTCAATTTTTCCATTTGGTATATTGAATTAGTGGGTACTCAAGACTGGGATGCAGTGAAACCGTGCATTCAATGGTACAATGCCTATCGAGAGAGGGAGGCAATCCGACTGTGCTTAAAACATTTGAGACAAAATCAGTGCCTCGAGGCGTTTGAATGTCTgcaaaaaagaaccaaagtGCAACTTGAAGATCCTTTGCTTAGTGAACTACACTGG GCTATGGTTGTTAAGGGCGATTACGAAGCAACCGAACAGCTGCTTCAACGGGCAGTGGATAATGGTCTGTTCGGACCGTACATCCATTCTCAGGATTATGTACCAGAATGGTCCAGAATTCTTCCGTGTATTGACGAAGATCCTTGCCACCGTCCTGGTATGAGAGGTGGTCATCAGATGTGTATCGAT ACGAACACAGAGACCGTTTATTTATTTGGTGGCTGGGACGGTGTCCAGGATCTTAACGACTTGTGGTCCTATTCCGTTCCGAATAATACTTGGACGCTGCTGAGCAGTAACACTGAGGAAGAAGGTGGCCCTAGCGCCCGATCGTGCCACAAAATGTGTTTAGATCAGGATCATCGTCAACTATTTTGTTTGGGTCGCTACCTCGACAGTCAGCATCGACATAGCAACAATCTCAAGAGTGATTTTTACATGTACGATAttgaacaaagaaaatggcacCTTATTTGTGAGGACACCGCTGCCGTCGGCGGTCCCAAACTCATCTTCGACCACCAGATGTGTTTAGACCCCGAGAAGAGAACGATTTACGTCTTCGGTGGCAGGATACTTAGTCCTGCGCCTGGCTATCCGGAGGAGCGGGGTTTGGCCGTGGCCAGTAGCGGAGTGGCCGGAGCTTTCCTGTCTGAACCGCAGTTTTCCGGCCTCTATGCGTATCACATACCTACCAGTACGTGGCGCTTATTACGAGACGACCCTTCTGGTTCGCCAGGATTGGGTCCCATTGAAATGCGTTCTAGGATCGGACATTCAATGCTTTTTCATCCGAGCGAACGCAAGCTATTCATCTTTGCAGGCCAGCGAA GTAAAGAGTATTTGAACGACTTCTTTACTTATAACGTGGATACGGGTGAAGTGACGACTGTGACTGACGGGACAAGACGTCGTGACCCAGCACAAATCCCAGCTGCTGGTTTTACTCAACGTGCCACCATCGATCATGAGCTGAACGAAATCTACATCCTCTCTGGTCTCAGTAAAGACAAGGACAAGCGTGACGACAACGTCAAAAACTCGTTCTGGGTTTACAACATCGTAGACAACAAATG GACTTGTGTCTATCGGAATGATAGTTCCCGTGACAAGGAGGCAGACAGCAATAACAAAATGCCTGGCGAGGAGCCTTGCCCGAGATTCGCTCACCAGCTCGTGTATGATCACGTCAAAAAG GCACATTACCTGTTTGGGGGGAATCCTGGGCGGTCGAATGATCCCAAGATGCGCCTGGACGATTTCTGGTCTCTCCGCCTGTGCCGTCCAAGTCAGAGCCAGTTGTTGACTCGTTGTCAGTTTTTGATCCGCAAATGCCAGTTTCGCGAGTTGGCTGAAGCCGATCCTATAAGAGCTATGTTTTATCTACAAAACAATCTCTCAGCTGTCGTGGATCGTACAAGCGATGAGCAAATGGTAGAGTTCCATCGACTGACCAATCTTCTATTCCGCACGGAGGAACAACAGGAAGAAGACGAATTGTTGAGCGGAAAAGTCGACAATGCTGAATCAACTGTCAACAGCTCCTATAGGCTGAGATCCAGTGTTTTTGATGCGCTAGCTCGATTCTTTCCAGACTATATGGCTCAACCGAGATTCAGTCTAACTGACTTTGTCGCGTTTGATAAGGCTTGA
- the LOC130686814 gene encoding uncharacterized protein LOC130686814 translates to MRKYYQLVLFILSIVSLVCFLIYKHEYDRLRNVLEVLNVFGSIVTDGPQAITGNPEICHNGSLEYIPDFWHQYSDLEVYSAFKTVNEKGWSINTLAIVTGNLSLLFKQISCALISEDVSDDKFEGTIEWKRIETDNASMAYTIVCNVPEMIGNSYLLSLYNSKTPSEILNVPLHLGTAHLKEKATSLCIVSNNPYWHVGDLSDFIQYYTLLGADSFYLYHRGIGDQVISALKELTRSFNNITVHLTTWNLPSQSTSVPFLDFALISQDCAWRHEAKRGPSVTVQFGHFLSLPNGWGIKDFLSKTKGHSTEPSFEVRIPLQAICANSSEIEASPIRRARMINPKKQETRSGLLRWTEAPNHPSNPETATLGSTAVKLLTLEHCRTTTSRKKSDEQAVRNFQAVAQNIPRLRNYG, encoded by the coding sequence ATGAGAAAATACTATCAACTTGTTCTCTTCATTCTGTCGATTGTCAGCTTAGTGTGCTTCCTAATTTACAAACACGAGTATGATAGACTGAGAAATGTTCTTGAAGTCTTGAATGTTTTTGGCTCGATAGTAACAGATGGACCCCAAGCGATAACAGGCAATCCTGAAATCTGCCATAATGGTTCCCTGGAATATATACCAGATTTTTGGCACCAATATTCTGATCTAGAAGTTTATTCTGCGTTCAAGACTGTGAATGAGAAAGGATGGAGTATAAACACCTTGGCAATAGTGACTGGAAATCTGTCGCTACTGTTCAAGCAAATCTCGTGTGCTCTGATATCTGAAGATGTCAGTGATGACAAATTTGAAGGAACAATTGAGtggaaaagaattgaaacagATAATGCTTCCATGGCCTATACCATTGTTTGCAATGTTCCTGAAATGATAGGGAATTCTTATCTCCTCTCCCTCTACAACAGTAAAACACCTTCAGAAATATTAAACGTCCCATTGCACCTCGGTACAGCAcacctgaaagaaaaagcaacgTCCCTTTGTATAGTATCGAATAATCCCTATTGGCACGTAGGTGACCTTAGCGATTTTATTCAGTATTATACGCTACTGGGAGCAGACAGCTTTTATCTGTATCATCGTGGAATTGGTGATCAAGTGATCTCAGCGTTGAAGGAATTAACGCGATCATTCAACAATATAACAGTTCATCTAACAACCTGGAATCTTCCGTCACAATCAACTTCCGTTCCGTTTCTTGATTTTGCCCTAATAAGTCAGGACTGTGCATGGAGGCACGAGGCAAAAAGGGGCCCGTCGGTGACCGTCCAATTTGGTCATTTCTTGTCGCTTCCCAACGGTTGGGGAATAAAGGACTTTTTGTCAAAAACAAAGGGACACAGCACTGAACCAAGTTTTGAAGTCCGTATTCCTCTTCAAGCAATATGCGCGAACTCTTCCGAAATTGAAGCTAGTCCTATACGACGAGCAAGAATGATTAATCCCAAAAAGCAAGAAACCCGGAGTGGTCTTCTACGATGGACTGAAGCCCCAAATCATCCGAGTAATCCAGAAACCGCTACACTTGGTTCAACGGCGGTTAAATTGCTAACACTTGAACACTGTCGAACAACGACGAGCAGGAAAAAAAGTGATGAGCAGGCTGTACGCAATTTCCAAGCCGTCGCCCAAAACATCCCCCGCTTAAGAAACTACGGATAG
- the LOC130686826 gene encoding NSFL1 cofactor p47-like, producing the protein MSSNEELVANFREVTGIDEQRARFYLESSGWQLETALASFFEDDGAMDRQAGDGEDEPVELPSNHVPEPTLRGAAAVHKLLEVSSSSDSDEEGQAFYVGGSERSGQQVIGPPRHKGKPSGDLIGDMFKSAREHGAEVLEKGASSSAKGSQTFKGTGYRLGQSEEDTQVIPGARQPEQPRTVVLKLWKTGFSLDEGPVRDYQNPANKDFLEYIKRGEVPMELIRESRGREVHLQMEDHRTEEFISKKTRFQAFGGEGQVLGNPAPSVSQNTASSSVNPSDLASCEQKAKAELNLVESEPVTNVQIRLADGSRLIGRFNNSHTVGQVRQYITTARPQYSGQPFALLTTYPSQELKEDSTTLKDAALLGATIMQRLK; encoded by the exons ATGTCATCGAATGAGGAATTAGTTGCCAATTTCCGTGAAGTTACTGGAATTGATGAACAAAGAGCACGTTTTTATCTCGAGTCGTCCGGTTGGCAGTTAGAG ACGGCCCTTGCTAGCTTCTTTGAAGACGATGGAGCTATGGACAGGCAAGCTGGAGATGGAGAAGATGAACCTGTTGAACTTCCTTCAAACCACGTTCCAGAGCCTACTCTGAG GGGTGCTGCAGCTGTTCACAAACTTTTAGAAGTCAGCAGTTCTTCCGATTCTGATGAAGAAGGTCAGGCTTTTTATGTTGGAGGTTCTGAAAGAAGTGGACAGCAAGTAATTGGCCCCCCTCGTCACAAAGGAAAACCTTCTGGAGATCTCATTGGAGACATGTTTAAATCTGCCAGAGA GCATGGTGCAGAAGTTTTGGAAAAAGGAGCTTCATCTTCAGCAAAAGGAAGCCAAACCTTTAAAGGTACTGGATATCGTCTAGGACAAAGTGAAGAAGATACACAAG ttatACCAGGCGCTCGCCAGCCTGAACAGCCGCGTACCGTAGTACTAAAATTGTGGAAAACGGGGTTCAGCTTAGACGAAGGGCCTGTGAGAGATTACCAAAATCCCGCAAATAAAGACTTTCTTGAATACATTAAGCGCGG GGAAGTGCCAATGGAGTTGATTCGTGAGTCTCGCGGTCGTGAAGTACATTTACAAATGGAAGATCATCGTACAGAAGAATTCATCAGCAAGAAGACGCGTTTCCAG GCTTTTGGAGGTGAAGGTCAGGTATTAGGAAATCCAGCACCCTCAGTTTCCCAAAACACTGCGTCTTCCTCCGTTAATCCCTCAGACTTGGCTTCTTGTGAGCAAAAAGCCAAGGCTGAACTTAACCTGGTGGAAAGTGAACCAGTTACAAATGTGCAG ATACGCTTGGCTGATGGTTCAAGACTGATCGGTCGTTTTAATAACTCACATACTGTCGGACAAGTCAGGCAATATATTACAAC TGCGCGTCCACAATACAGCGGCCAACCGTTTGCTTTGTTAACGACGTATCCGAGTCAAGAATTGAAGGAAGATAGCACTACACTGAAGGATGCTGCGCTTCTCGGAGCTACTATAATGCAACGTTTGAAATGA